One segment of Alnus glutinosa chromosome 2, dhAlnGlut1.1, whole genome shotgun sequence DNA contains the following:
- the LOC133859968 gene encoding serine/threonine protein phosphatase 2A 57 kDa regulatory subunit B' theta isoform-like, with the protein MIKQIFNKFPRKSSKSAENREGGGTSTSSSNAYASSRSNDLASNRYGNPGTTSFTGFDSTNPALNHGSKFMQAVNSKLNGNLASFSYEALPSFKDVPNTEKQNLFVKKLNMCCFVFDFTNPTKDLKEKDIKRQTLVELADYVASANGKFPEPVMQEMIKMVSTNLFRTLTSPPRENKVLEAFDLEEEEPSMDPAWPHLQVVYEFLLRIVTSPETDAKLAKRYVDHSFVLRLLDLFDSEDPRERDYLKTVLHRIYGKFMVHRPFIRKAINYIFYRFIFETEKHNGIAELLEILGSIINGFALPLKEEHKLFLVRSLIPLHKPKCIPTYHQQLSYCITQFVEKDCKLADTIIRGLLKYWPITNSSKEVMFLGELEEVLEATQPAEFQRCMVPLFRQIGRCLSSLHFQVAERALFLWNNDHIENLIKQNRGVILPIIFPALQRNATSHWNQAVQNLTVNVRKIFSDTDSDLFEECMLKFQDDEAKEKEIKLKREATWKRLEEVAAMKSSIKEPVLVSPRKASRAPSG; encoded by the exons ATGATCAAACAGATATTTAATAAGTTCCCACGTAAGTCCTCAAAGTCGGCCGAAAATCGTGAAGGAGGAGGAACATCCACCTCCTCTTCAAATGCTTATGCTAGTTCGAGAAGCAATGATTTGGCGAGTAACCGATATGGGAACCCGGGGACTACATCTTTTACTGGCTTTGATTCTACAAATCCAGCATTAAATCATGGCAGTAAGTTTATGCAAGCTGTGAATTCGAAGCTGAATGGGAATTTAGCATCTTTCTCTTATGAGGCTTTGCCTAGTTTTAAAGATGTTCCAAATACTGAGAAGCAGAACTTGTTTGTGAAGAAGCTGAACATGTGTTGCTTTGTGTTTGACTTCACTAACCCAACAAAGGACCTTAAAGAAAAGGACATTAAGCGACAGACATTGGTTGAACTTGCGGATTACGTTGCTTCTGCTAATGGAAAGTTCCCAGAACCTGTCATGCAAGAGATGATAAAGATGGTGTCCACAAATTTGTTTAGAACACTCACTTCTCCACCTCGTGAGAATAAAGTCTTGGAAGCCTTTGATTTGGAAGAGGAGGAGCCGTCAATGGACCCTGCATGGCCTCACTTGCAGGTTGTGTATGAATTCCTTTTGAGGATTGTGACGTCACCTGAGACAGATGCAAAGTTGGCTAAGAGGTATGTTGATCACTCATTTGTTCTCAGGCTGTTAGATCTTTTTGATTCAGAAGACCCCAGGGAGAGGGATTACTTGAAAACAGTTCTCCACCGCATTTATGGGAAATTTATGGTGCACCGACCATTCATCAGAAAAGCAATCAACTACATCTTCTATcgttttatttttgaaactgaGAAGCATAATGGGATTGCAGAACTGTTAGAGATTCTGGGTAGTATAATCAATGGGTTTGCTCTGCCGCTGAAAGAAGAGCACAAGCTCTTTCTTGTTCGATCCCTTATTCCACTTCACAAACCAAAATGCATTCCCACGTACCACCAGCAATTATCTTATTGCATTACACAATTTGTGGAGAAAGACTGCAAGCTTGCTGATACTATTATACGGGGTTTGCTAAAATATTGGCCAATTACAAATAGTTCTAAGGAGGTCATGTTCTTAGGTGAGCTGGAGGAAGTTTTAGAAGCAACTCAGCCTGCCGAGTTCCAGCGCTGTATGGTTCCCTTGTTCCGCCAAATTGGTCGTTGCTTGAGCAGTTTGCATTTTCAG GTGGCGGAGAGGGCTTTGTTCTTATGGAACAATGATCACATTGAGAACCTCATCAAACAGAACCGCGGTGTTATACTGCCAATTATCTTCCCTGCATTGCAGAGAAATGCAACAAGCCACTGGAACCAGGCAGTACAGAACTTGACAGTAAACGTTCGCAAAATTTTCTCTGATACTGACTCTGACCTTTTTGAGGAGTGCATGCTCAAGTTTCAGGACGATGaagcaaaagagaaagaaattaagTTGAAACGCGAAGCCACATGGAAACGCTTAGAAGAGGTGGCTGCAATGAAATCTTCAATTAAAGAACCAGTGCTTGTCTCTCCTCGAAAAGCCAGTCGTGCACCTTCTGGCTAG